The genomic segment GCGAGATACTCGAATAGCTCGCGTTGGCGGAGACCGCGAGCGGCTTGTCGACGACGAGGGCGCGGTAGAGATAGGAATTGCTGCCGCTGCCCATCAGCTGCGCCAGCACGTCGAGGGCCGCGCTCTCGCCGGCCGCGGCCGTGGTCGCCGAGGGCACCAGATAATAGCGCCGCATGTTCGGCTGCTCGACGCGCGGGTCGGCCAGCGTGACGGTGCGCGGGGCGGCGGGCTCCGGCTCCTGCGGACGCACCCGCCGCGCCGGGATCGCGGGCTGGGCGGGAATCGAGCCGAAATTGCGCTCGACCAGCGGTCGGATTTCGGCGGCATCGACGTCGCCGGCGATCACCAGGATCGCGTTGTTCGGCGCATAGAAGCGACGATAGAAGGCGAGCGCATCTTCGCGATCGAGCTTCTCGATCTCCTGATGCCAGCCGATCACCGGACGCCCGTAGGGATGGTTGAGATAGAGCGCGGCCATGATCTGCTCGTTCAATCGCGCATCCGGATTGTTGGCGACGCGCATGTTGTACTCTTCGAGCACGACGTCGCGCTCGGGCAGCACGTTCTCGTCCTTGAGGATGAGGCCCGTCATGCGGTCGGCCTCGAACTCCATCATGGTCGGCAGCTGCTCTTTCGGCACGCGCTGATAGTAGTTGGTGTAGTCGACCGAGGTCGAAGCGTTCTCGTTGCCGCCGACGCGCAGCACGGTCTGGGAGAATTCACCGGCCGGATGCTTCGAGGTGCCCTTGAACATCAGGTGCTCGAGGAAGTGGGCGAGGCCTGACTTGCCGGGCGTCTCGTCGGCCGAGCCGACCTTGTACCAGATCATCTCGGTGACGACGGGGGTGCGGTGATCCGGGATCACCACGACCTGCATGCCGTTGGGAAGCGTGAAGCTGGCGGGTGGAGCCGATGTCACGGTGGTCTGGGCAAGGGCGGCGCCGACCGAGAGGACACTCGTCGAAAGCAGCGCGGCAAGGAGGCAGGCAGCCGATCGGTAAGAGGACATCATGATCCCTGGTTGAGGTGCCGAGCCCGGATCTCCGGCTCGGAAGGCACGGCATGCTACACCGTGCGGCGGAGGCTTCGCGTCACGAAGCAGAGAACGCTAGTCAACTCGGGAGCAGCCAGCAGCTGAAGCTGCGTGCAGTGCCGGCAGCAATTGCGCGGCTGCCCAAATGTCGGGGCGGGGCAGGAGCGTTATCGCTCCTTCTCCTTGCCGGATAGGACGTCGAAATAGGTTCGCTTCGAATCATCCGGGCCGGAGCCGTAGGCGTAGT from the Bradyrhizobium sp. WBAH42 genome contains:
- a CDS encoding M16 family metallopeptidase, yielding MMSSYRSAACLLAALLSTSVLSVGAALAQTTVTSAPPASFTLPNGMQVVVIPDHRTPVVTEMIWYKVGSADETPGKSGLAHFLEHLMFKGTSKHPAGEFSQTVLRVGGNENASTSVDYTNYYQRVPKEQLPTMMEFEADRMTGLILKDENVLPERDVVLEEYNMRVANNPDARLNEQIMAALYLNHPYGRPVIGWHQEIEKLDREDALAFYRRFYAPNNAILVIAGDVDAAEIRPLVERNFGSIPAQPAIPARRVRPQEPEPAAPRTVTLADPRVEQPNMRRYYLVPSATTAAAGESAALDVLAQLMGSGSNSYLYRALVVDKPLAVSANASYSSISLDPTQFAISAAPKPGVSFAEVEQAVDGVIANVAQNPIRAEDLERVKTQLIAEAIYAQDNQAVLARWYGGALTTGLSIEDIRSWPDRIRAVTAEQVRAVAQKWLEKKRSVTGYLIKDTATAKREEKRS